Proteins from a single region of Streptococcus oralis:
- the pepF gene encoding oligoendopeptidase F, which yields MEQKHRSEFPEKELWDLTVLYQDREDFLRAIEKTREDINQFSRDYKGNLHTFEDFEKAFAELEQIYIQMSHIGNYAFMPQTTDYSNEEFANIAQAGMEFETDASVALTFFDDALVEADEEVLDRLGELPHLTAAIRQAKIKKAHYLGADVEKALTNLGEVFYSPQDIYTKMRAGDFEMADFEAHGKIYKNSFVTYENFYQNHEDAEVREKSFRSFSEGLRKHQNTAAAAYLAQVKSEKLLADMKGYDSVFDYLLAEQEVDRAMFDRQIDLIMKDFAPVAQRYLKHVAKVNGLEKMTFADWKLDLDSALNPEVTIDDAYDLVMKSVEPLGQEYCQEVARYQEERWVDFAANSGKDSGGYAADPYRVHPYVLMSWTGRLSDVYTLIHEIGHSGQFIFSDNHQSYFNAHMSTYYVEAPSTFNELLLSDYLEHQSDDPRQKRFALAHRLTDTYFHNFITHLLEATFQRKVYTLIEEGETFGASKLNSIMKEVLTDFWGDAIEIDDDAALTWMRQAHYYMGLYSYTYSAGLVISTAGYLHLKHSETGAEDWLNLLKSGGSKTPLESAMIIGADISTDKPLRDTIQFLSDTVDQIIAYSAELGE from the coding sequence ATGGAACAAAAACACCGTTCAGAATTTCCAGAAAAGGAACTTTGGGACTTAACAGTCCTATACCAAGACCGTGAGGATTTCTTGCGTGCAATCGAGAAAACGCGCGAAGACATCAACCAATTTAGCCGTGACTACAAGGGCAATCTTCACACTTTTGAGGATTTCGAGAAGGCCTTTGCGGAATTGGAGCAAATCTACATCCAGATGAGCCATATCGGTAATTACGCCTTTATGCCTCAGACGACAGACTATAGCAATGAAGAGTTTGCCAATATTGCCCAAGCTGGGATGGAATTTGAAACAGATGCCAGTGTAGCCTTGACCTTCTTTGACGACGCCTTGGTGGAAGCTGATGAGGAAGTCTTGGACCGTTTGGGTGAATTACCTCACTTGACGGCAGCCATTCGTCAGGCCAAAATCAAAAAAGCCCACTATCTAGGTGCCGATGTGGAGAAGGCTTTGACCAATCTCGGTGAAGTTTTCTACAGTCCACAGGACATTTACACTAAGATGCGAGCTGGGGACTTTGAAATGGCTGACTTTGAAGCCCATGGCAAAATCTACAAAAACAGCTTTGTGACCTACGAAAACTTCTACCAAAACCACGAGGACGCTGAGGTTCGTGAGAAATCTTTCCGTTCTTTCTCAGAGGGACTTCGTAAGCACCAAAATACGGCTGCGGCAGCCTACTTAGCTCAGGTCAAGTCTGAAAAACTGTTGGCAGATATGAAGGGCTACGACTCGGTTTTTGATTATCTTCTAGCTGAGCAAGAAGTGGACCGTGCCATGTTTGACCGTCAGATTGACCTCATCATGAAGGACTTTGCGCCAGTTGCTCAGAGATACCTCAAGCATGTTGCCAAGGTCAATGGTCTTGAAAAGATGACCTTTGCAGACTGGAAATTGGACTTGGACAGCGCCCTTAATCCTGAAGTGACTATTGATGACGCCTATGATTTGGTCATGAAGTCAGTAGAACCTTTGGGACAAGAATATTGTCAGGAAGTTGCGCGCTATCAAGAAGAACGCTGGGTGGACTTTGCTGCTAATAGTGGCAAGGATTCTGGTGGTTATGCGGCGGATCCGTATCGCGTGCACCCTTATGTCCTCATGAGCTGGACTGGTCGTTTGAGTGATGTCTATACCTTGATTCATGAAATCGGACATTCTGGTCAATTTATCTTTTCAGATAATCACCAAAGTTACTTCAATGCTCATATGTCGACCTACTACGTCGAAGCGCCATCAACCTTCAATGAATTGCTTCTTAGTGATTACTTGGAGCACCAATCTGACGACCCTCGTCAAAAACGTTTCGCTCTTGCCCACCGCTTGACAGATACCTACTTCCATAATTTCATCACCCACCTCTTGGAGGCAACCTTCCAGCGTAAGGTTTATACATTGATTGAAGAAGGGGAAACCTTTGGAGCAAGCAAACTCAACAGCATTATGAAGGAAGTTTTGACAGATTTCTGGGGAGATGCTATTGAAATTGATGACGATGCGGCACTGACTTGGATGCGCCAAGCTCACTACTACATGGGCTTGTATAGTTACACTTACTCTGCTGGTCTTGTCATCTCGACTGCAGGTTATCTTCATCTGAAACATTCAGAAACTGGAGCTGAAGATTGGCTTAATCTCCTTAAATCAGGTGGTAGTAAGACACCGCTTGAGTCAGCCATGATTATCGGAGCGGATATCTCAACAGACAAACCACTTCGTGATACCATCCAATTCTTGTCTGACACAGTTGACCAGATTATCGCATACAGTGCTGAGTTGGGAGAGTAA
- the queF gene encoding preQ(1) synthase, translated as MSQQEEMKNLSLLGNKETNYIFDYQPDVLESFYNRHVENDYFIKFNCPEFTSLCPITAQPDFATIYISYIPDKFCVESKSLKLYLFSYRNHGDFHENCINTIGKDLVNLLDPRYLEVWGKFTPRGGISIDPYYNYGRPGSKYEGLAEQRLFQHDLYPEKIDNR; from the coding sequence ATGTCACAACAAGAAGAAATGAAAAACCTAAGCCTACTGGGCAACAAAGAAACCAACTACATCTTTGACTATCAACCAGATGTCCTCGAATCCTTTTACAATCGTCATGTGGAAAATGACTATTTCATCAAATTCAACTGTCCTGAATTTACCTCTCTTTGCCCAATCACTGCTCAGCCAGATTTTGCGACGATTTATATTTCCTACATTCCTGACAAGTTCTGTGTCGAGTCAAAATCCCTCAAACTCTACCTCTTTAGCTACCGAAATCATGGAGATTTCCATGAAAACTGTATCAACACCATCGGGAAAGACTTGGTCAACTTGCTAGACCCTCGCTATTTAGAAGTCTGGGGAAAATTCACTCCACGCGGGGGCATTTCAATCGACCCCTACTACAACTATGGTAGACCTGGAAGCAAGTATGAAGGCTTGGCAGAACAACGCCTCTTCCAACACGATCTTTATCCAGAGAAAATTGACAACCGCTAA
- a CDS encoding DUF4649 family protein translates to MIEITYLDASKQERTMTFESYQDFERSQHAYLIGVADYYTVQKLTYNGHDLDYHGTYGDVFFYLMKQDLSQYN, encoded by the coding sequence ATGATCGAAATTACTTATCTAGACGCCAGCAAGCAAGAGAGAACCATGACTTTCGAGTCTTACCAAGACTTTGAACGTTCTCAACATGCCTACCTTATCGGCGTTGCTGATTACTACACTGTCCAAAAATTAACCTACAATGGTCATGATTTGGACTACCATGGGACTTATGGAGATGTCTTCTTCTATCTCATGAAACAAGATTTAAGCCAATATAACTAA
- a CDS encoding HEPN domain-containing protein: MSKLTYKSYSWDKDFEIKGYFSDNKSKVVSSEANSGILTYSPNEIVLEIFGEFPNDEAISINFGNPADKIYGFDSSGNLLILESYGSPYGTGSSSGFPMKKYRIKTFKIFEINYQWLPNTNNFKDLIVELIDELEDTKVQYYQFSFDHLADWIGKPIISTERDFEQKDFNIEVNISDYPLTEVLITSEDLKFKDVPSYIFSYDALSVEPSYRIHLSSPTDRKVSFQKCYDTSIRIKELVEMLSEKPLSFETIEFLCEKRKDNNWSIIRGKYFVQHSRKNIKWDKYELHKISLNKLGDNFEAIINNWFDKSEQLEFIVRSFTANLHGTPYLEDSFIDSIRNLEVFARNFRGEQQADISKEEDINKQRVFDFINKNIDESFKKIFRNRLKYQRQDSDLRKKLLDLFTNVPGKIGKNKLTETSISSIVKKLYDSRNYYIHGDEKSKYKNLVTDFNEMYELRTLCQEVLRFYIFQELGLEYDEEY; this comes from the coding sequence ATGAGTAAATTAACATATAAGTCATATTCATGGGATAAAGACTTTGAAATCAAAGGATATTTTTCTGATAATAAATCAAAGGTAGTTAGCTCTGAAGCAAATAGTGGTATTTTGACATACTCACCTAATGAGATTGTATTAGAAATTTTTGGGGAATTTCCAAATGACGAGGCTATATCTATTAATTTTGGTAATCCTGCTGATAAAATATATGGATTTGATTCCTCAGGCAATCTATTAATTTTGGAATCTTATGGCAGTCCGTATGGAACAGGTAGCAGTTCAGGATTTCCAATGAAAAAATATAGGATAAAGACTTTTAAAATTTTTGAGATAAATTATCAATGGCTTCCAAATACGAATAATTTCAAAGACTTGATAGTTGAATTGATTGACGAATTGGAAGATACTAAAGTCCAGTATTACCAATTCTCTTTTGATCATTTAGCAGATTGGATTGGTAAACCAATTATAAGTACGGAACGTGATTTCGAACAAAAAGATTTTAATATAGAGGTTAACATCTCAGATTATCCATTGACGGAAGTTTTGATAACATCAGAGGATTTGAAATTTAAAGATGTGCCTAGTTATATTTTTTCTTATGATGCACTTAGTGTAGAACCATCTTATAGAATTCACTTATCTTCTCCTACAGATAGAAAGGTCTCTTTTCAGAAATGTTATGATACTTCAATACGGATTAAAGAATTAGTTGAGATGTTATCTGAAAAGCCTTTATCTTTTGAAACGATTGAATTTTTGTGCGAAAAACGTAAGGATAACAACTGGTCTATAATTAGGGGGAAATATTTTGTACAACATTCAAGAAAAAACATTAAATGGGATAAGTATGAACTACACAAAATTTCACTTAATAAACTAGGTGACAATTTTGAAGCTATTATAAATAATTGGTTCGATAAAAGTGAGCAATTAGAATTTATTGTTCGAAGTTTTACAGCCAATTTGCATGGTACTCCTTATCTTGAAGATAGTTTTATAGATTCCATTCGTAATTTAGAAGTATTTGCTAGAAATTTTCGAGGTGAACAACAAGCTGATATTTCTAAAGAAGAAGATATAAATAAACAAAGAGTTTTTGATTTTATTAATAAAAATATTGATGAGAGTTTTAAAAAAATCTTTAGGAATAGGTTGAAATATCAGAGACAGGATAGTGACTTGAGAAAGAAATTACTGGATTTATTTACTAATGTCCCAGGAAAAATAGGGAAGAATAAACTTACTGAGACCTCCATTTCTAGTATTGTTAAAAAGTTGTATGACAGTCGTAACTACTATATTCATGGAGATGAGAAATCAAAATATAAAAATCTAGTAACAGACTTCAATGAAATGTATGAACTTCGTACATTGTGTCAAGAGGTATTACGTTTCTACATATTTCAGGAACTTGGATTAGAATATGACGAGGAGTATTAA
- a CDS encoding 16S rRNA (uracil(1498)-N(3))-methyltransferase, with the protein MQQYFVKGSVVSPVTIEDKETSKHMFQVMRLKEEDEVTLVFDDGIKRLARVLDVENRQFELVQELAENVELPIQVTIASGFPKGDKLEFITQKVTELGASQIWAFPADWSVAKWDGKKLGKKVEKLEKITLGAAEQSKRNIVPSIQLFEKKADFLTQFDQFDSIIVAYEESAKEGEVAALLQAVTGLEKGAKLLFIFGPEGGLSPAEIESFEAKGAVLAGLGPRILRAETAPLYALSALSVLVELEK; encoded by the coding sequence ATGCAACAGTATTTTGTCAAGGGCAGTGTAGTCTCTCCGGTTACCATTGAGGACAAGGAAACCAGCAAGCATATGTTTCAGGTTATGCGCCTGAAAGAAGAGGATGAAGTGACCTTGGTCTTTGATGATGGGATCAAGCGCTTGGCGCGCGTGCTAGATGTGGAAAATCGTCAGTTTGAGTTGGTCCAAGAATTAGCTGAAAATGTCGAACTTCCCATCCAAGTGACTATCGCATCAGGTTTTCCCAAGGGAGACAAGCTGGAGTTTATCACTCAAAAAGTAACGGAACTGGGTGCCAGCCAGATCTGGGCCTTCCCTGCTGACTGGTCAGTTGCCAAGTGGGACGGCAAGAAATTGGGTAAAAAGGTTGAAAAACTAGAAAAAATCACCCTTGGAGCGGCAGAACAAAGCAAGCGTAATATCGTTCCAAGTATCCAGCTTTTCGAGAAGAAAGCAGATTTTCTAACTCAGTTTGACCAGTTTGACTCTATTATAGTAGCCTATGAAGAATCAGCAAAAGAGGGAGAAGTCGCGGCCCTCTTACAAGCAGTCACTGGTCTTGAAAAGGGAGCTAAATTGCTCTTTATCTTTGGTCCAGAAGGCGGTCTCTCACCTGCAGAAATTGAAAGTTTTGAAGCTAAAGGAGCAGTCTTGGCAGGTCTTGGTCCTCGCATTTTGCGAGCGGAAACAGCACCGCTTTATGCCTTATCAGCCCTTAGTGTTTTAGTAGAATTAGAGAAATAA
- the trxA gene encoding thioredoxin, which translates to MAKAITDATFEQETKDGLVLVDFWATWCGPCRMQGPILDKLSEELSEDVLKIVKMDVDENPNTARAFGIMSIPTLLFKKDGQVVKQVAGVHTAEQIKAIVAELS; encoded by the coding sequence ATGGCAAAAGCAATTACAGATGCAACATTTGAACAAGAAACAAAAGACGGTTTGGTCTTGGTAGACTTCTGGGCAACTTGGTGTGGTCCATGTCGTATGCAAGGTCCAATCTTGGATAAATTATCTGAAGAACTTTCAGAAGATGTCTTGAAAATCGTTAAAATGGACGTAGATGAAAATCCAAACACAGCTCGTGCCTTTGGAATCATGTCTATCCCAACTCTTCTCTTCAAAAAAGACGGCCAAGTGGTGAAACAAGTTGCTGGTGTTCACACAGCAGAACAAATCAAGGCCATCGTTGCTGAATTGAGCTAA
- the queE gene encoding 7-carboxy-7-deazaguanine synthase QueE, translated as MTRERVLKLPVLEIFGPTFQGEGRAIGQKTMFVRTAGCDYHCDWCDSAFTWDGSEKPTRMTADEVIAELDKLGSYDYVTLSGGNPAILAANMAELVTKLKERGVTLAVETQGSRWQNWLKDIDQVTLSPKPPSSKMEVNFETLDFIVSQLDPDKVTFKIPVFDDADLAFAKGIQERYQPDVLFLSAGNPEPKATGNIVQDQLDRLKELWERIAADDSWGNVRVLPQLHTLLYDNQRGV; from the coding sequence ATGACTAGGGAACGTGTCCTCAAACTACCTGTTCTGGAAATTTTCGGCCCAACCTTTCAAGGTGAAGGTCGTGCTATTGGGCAGAAAACCATGTTTGTCCGTACTGCTGGTTGCGACTACCACTGCGACTGGTGTGACTCCGCCTTTACTTGGGATGGTTCTGAAAAACCAACTCGCATGACGGCTGACGAGGTCATTGCTGAATTGGATAAACTGGGAAGCTACGACTACGTTACACTATCTGGTGGAAATCCTGCTATCCTAGCAGCCAACATGGCTGAACTGGTCACTAAGCTCAAAGAACGTGGTGTCACCCTTGCTGTTGAGACCCAAGGTTCTCGCTGGCAAAATTGGTTAAAAGATATTGACCAGGTCACTCTCAGCCCCAAACCTCCTTCCTCCAAGATGGAAGTCAACTTTGAGACCTTGGATTTCATCGTTTCCCAACTGGATCCAGACAAAGTCACCTTTAAAATCCCTGTCTTTGATGACGCCGATTTGGCCTTTGCTAAAGGAATTCAAGAACGCTACCAACCAGATGTCCTCTTCTTATCGGCTGGAAATCCTGAGCCCAAGGCCACAGGCAATATTGTCCAAGACCAACTGGACCGTCTCAAAGAACTTTGGGAACGCATCGCCGCTGATGATAGCTGGGGCAATGTCCGCGTCCTTCCTCAACTCCATACCCTCCTCTACGACAACCAACGTGGTGTTTAA
- the prmA gene encoding 50S ribosomal protein L11 methyltransferase — METWQELKVTVKREGEELVSNLLIELGAQGVAIEDSMDYVGNVERFGEIFPEVEQQEEIIVTAYYPDTIDVAVVEADLQARLAELTDFMDLGDVKMGTTALAEEDWADNWKKYYEPARITHDLTIVPSWTDYEATAGEKIIKLDPGMAFGTGTHPTTKMSLFALEQVLRGGETVLDVGTGSGVLSIASSLLGAKEIFAYDLDDVAVRVAQENIELNPGMENIHVAAGDLLKGVEIEADVIVANILADILIHLTEDAYRLVKDEGYLIMSGIIKDKWNMVRESAESAGFFLETHMIQGEWNACVFKKTKDISGVIGG, encoded by the coding sequence ATGGAAACATGGCAAGAGTTAAAAGTTACAGTGAAGCGTGAGGGAGAGGAGCTGGTCTCCAATCTCTTGATTGAGCTGGGGGCGCAAGGTGTTGCGATCGAAGACAGCATGGACTATGTGGGAAATGTCGAACGTTTTGGTGAGATTTTCCCAGAGGTCGAGCAACAAGAAGAAATCATAGTGACAGCCTACTATCCTGATACGATTGATGTGGCAGTGGTTGAGGCGGACTTGCAGGCTCGCCTAGCAGAATTGACAGACTTTATGGATCTAGGAGATGTCAAGATGGGTACAACAGCCTTGGCTGAGGAAGACTGGGCTGACAACTGGAAGAAATACTATGAGCCAGCTCGCATCACTCATGACTTGACCATCGTGCCGTCTTGGACGGACTACGAGGCGACTGCTGGAGAAAAGATTATCAAGCTGGATCCTGGGATGGCTTTTGGTACTGGGACCCATCCAACCACTAAGATGAGCCTTTTTGCCTTGGAGCAGGTTCTTCGTGGTGGTGAAACGGTGCTAGATGTGGGGACTGGTTCAGGTGTCCTTTCTATTGCCAGCTCACTTCTTGGCGCTAAGGAAATTTTCGCCTATGACCTGGATGATGTGGCGGTTCGTGTCGCTCAGGAAAATATTGAGCTCAACCCTGGCATGGAAAATATCCATGTAGCAGCTGGAGATTTGCTCAAGGGTGTTGAGATTGAGGCAGATGTGATTGTGGCTAATATCTTGGCGGATATTCTCATTCATCTGACAGAGGATGCTTATCGCTTGGTCAAGGATGAAGGCTACCTGATCATGAGTGGCATTATCAAGGACAAGTGGAACATGGTGCGCGAGTCGGCTGAGTCAGCTGGATTTTTCCTTGAAACTCACATGATTCAAGGGGAGTGGAATGCCTGTGTCTTTAAGAAGACTAAGGATATTTCAGGTGTGATTGGAGGCTAG
- a CDS encoding MIP/aquaporin family protein, translated as MKKFVAELIGTFMLVFIGTGAVVFGNGLNGLGHLGIAFAFGLAIVVAAFSIGTVSGAHLNPAVSIAMFVNKRLSSSELVNYILGQVVGAFLASAAVFFLLSNSGMSTVSLGENALANGVTVFGGFLFEVLATFLFVLVIMTVTSASKGNGAIAGLVIGLSLMAMILVGLNITGLSVNPARSLAPAVFVGGAALQQVWIFILAPIVGGVLAALVAKNFLGTEE; from the coding sequence ATGAAAAAATTTGTTGCTGAATTAATCGGTACATTTATGCTTGTGTTCATCGGAACAGGAGCCGTTGTTTTTGGAAATGGTCTTAATGGCCTTGGACACCTTGGAATTGCTTTTGCCTTTGGTTTGGCAATTGTGGTTGCAGCTTTCTCAATCGGAACTGTTTCAGGGGCTCACTTGAACCCGGCTGTTTCAATTGCTATGTTTGTAAATAAACGTTTGTCATCTTCAGAACTTGTAAACTATATCCTTGGACAAGTAGTTGGAGCTTTCCTTGCGTCAGCTGCGGTATTCTTCCTCTTGTCTAACTCAGGCATGTCAACTGTTAGTCTTGGTGAAAATGCCTTGGCAAACGGTGTCACTGTCTTTGGTGGTTTCTTGTTTGAAGTCCTTGCCACTTTCTTGTTTGTCTTGGTTATCATGACTGTAACATCAGCAAGCAAAGGCAATGGTGCGATTGCTGGTTTGGTGATTGGTTTGTCATTGATGGCAATGATCCTTGTGGGATTGAACATTACTGGACTTTCAGTTAACCCAGCTCGTAGCTTGGCACCAGCTGTCTTTGTAGGTGGCGCAGCCCTTCAACAAGTATGGATTTTCATCCTTGCCCCAATCGTTGGTGGTGTTCTTGCAGCTCTTGTTGCGAAAAACTTTCTTGGAACAGAAGAATAA
- the queD gene encoding 6-carboxytetrahydropterin synthase QueD, with translation MFFAPKEIKQETGESLVYNPHRTLVSKEFTFDAAHHLFHYEGKCKSLHGHTYHLQIAVSGFLDERGMTYDFGDIKGIYKDYLEPHLDHRYLNETLPYMNTTAENMVYWIFQTMSQELPDERGLRLEYVRLYETPTAFAEFRREWLDD, from the coding sequence ATGTTTTTTGCACCCAAAGAAATCAAACAGGAAACTGGGGAGTCTCTTGTCTACAATCCTCACAGAACTCTGGTATCAAAAGAGTTCACCTTCGACGCTGCCCACCACCTCTTTCACTATGAGGGAAAATGCAAATCCCTGCACGGTCACACCTACCATCTGCAAATCGCTGTCAGTGGATTTTTAGATGAACGGGGTATGACCTATGACTTTGGAGACATCAAAGGTATCTACAAGGACTACTTAGAGCCCCACTTGGATCATCGCTATCTTAACGAAACTCTACCCTATATGAACACGACTGCTGAAAACATGGTTTACTGGATTTTCCAAACCATGAGTCAAGAGTTGCCAGACGAACGCGGTCTCCGTTTGGAATACGTTCGCCTCTATGAGACTCCAACTGCCTTTGCAGAGTTTAGACGGGAGTGGTTAGATGACTAG
- a CDS encoding winged helix-turn-helix transcriptional regulator has product MPNKVSEYGICPFATTQRVLTGKWALVIIYQLSTGTKRFKELQRLLPGITQTILTRHLRQLEKDKIVQRKVYAEVPPRVEYSLTEMGQEFRVVLDAVEKWGLDYIKLLNANEIGN; this is encoded by the coding sequence ATGCCAAATAAAGTGAGTGAGTATGGTATTTGTCCATTTGCGACAACGCAGAGGGTTTTAACGGGGAAATGGGCACTGGTAATCATTTATCAGTTGAGTACGGGTACCAAACGATTTAAAGAATTGCAGAGATTATTGCCTGGGATTACTCAAACTATTTTGACCCGTCATCTCCGTCAATTAGAAAAGGATAAGATTGTTCAACGAAAGGTCTATGCCGAAGTTCCCCCACGAGTTGAGTACAGCTTAACCGAAATGGGGCAGGAATTCAGAGTTGTTTTAGATGCTGTCGAGAAATGGGGTCTGGATTATATTAAGTTGCTAAATGCTAATGAGATAGGCAACTGA
- a CDS encoding nuclear transport factor 2 family protein — MSTNLEIFNAYNQALIAGDFPGVFETMADDIIWHQPGTHSISGTVVGKDKLGTHLATFAEKTNGTFKVVTNWVSDNKDLIAANVTFLGTRADGTELNMNGIDLFRIEDGKIKEVWLFSSDQAEEDSFWG; from the coding sequence ATGTCAACAAACTTAGAAATTTTCAATGCTTATAACCAAGCTTTAATTGCTGGTGACTTTCCTGGTGTCTTTGAAACGATGGCAGACGATATTATCTGGCATCAACCTGGTACTCATAGTATATCTGGTACAGTTGTTGGTAAGGACAAGCTAGGAACTCACCTGGCTACATTTGCTGAGAAAACTAATGGAACCTTTAAGGTGGTAACAAATTGGGTTTCTGACAATAAGGATTTAATCGCAGCTAATGTTACTTTTCTTGGAACACGTGCTGATGGTACTGAACTAAATATGAACGGGATTGACCTCTTCCGTATTGAAGACGGAAAAATCAAAGAAGTTTGGCTCTTCTCTTCAGATCAAGCAGAAGAAGATAGCTTTTGGGGATAA
- a CDS encoding MarR family winged helix-turn-helix transcriptional regulator, with translation MSYLEKWFDYNRRQKEMETLLEETIAQQSEQRLTLKEFYLLYYLDLADEKSLRQIDLPDKLHLSPSAVSRMVARLEEKNCGLLSRRCCDQDRRASFICLTDEGQTTLAYLQKAVEERLETSLDFIS, from the coding sequence ATGAGCTATTTGGAAAAGTGGTTTGACTACAACCGCCGTCAAAAGGAAATGGAAACCTTGTTGGAAGAAACTATTGCCCAGCAGAGTGAACAAAGGTTGACCTTGAAAGAGTTTTACCTGCTCTACTATCTGGACCTAGCTGATGAAAAATCTTTACGGCAGATTGACCTACCAGATAAACTCCATCTTAGCCCGAGCGCTGTTTCTAGAATGGTAGCTCGCCTAGAAGAGAAAAACTGTGGTTTGCTTAGTCGCCGGTGTTGCGATCAGGATAGACGGGCAAGTTTTATCTGCCTGACTGACGAGGGACAGACAACTCTAGCTTACCTGCAAAAGGCTGTCGAAGAAAGACTGGAGACGAGTCTTGATTTCATTTCATAA
- the queC gene encoding 7-cyano-7-deazaguanine synthase QueC, producing MKRQSALVVFSGGQDSTTCLFWAKEHYETVEAVTFAYGQRHHLEIQVAREIAKEQGIPHHILDMSLLGQITENALTSDLEIEQKEGEVPNTFVDGRNHLFLSFAAVLAKQRGIKDIVTGVCETDFSGYPDCRDVFVKSLNVTLNLAMDYNFVIQTPLMWLDKAETWELADQLGAFDYVREKTLTCYNGIIGSGCGDCPACHLRQHGLDVYLLQKGEG from the coding sequence ATGAAACGTCAATCAGCCTTGGTCGTCTTTAGTGGCGGTCAAGATTCCACAACCTGCCTCTTTTGGGCTAAAGAACACTATGAAACAGTCGAAGCAGTCACCTTTGCCTATGGCCAACGCCATCATCTCGAAATTCAAGTTGCTAGAGAAATCGCTAAGGAACAGGGCATTCCTCATCACATCTTAGATATGTCTCTACTGGGGCAAATCACTGAAAATGCCTTGACCTCTGATTTAGAGATTGAGCAAAAAGAGGGAGAGGTTCCCAATACCTTCGTTGACGGTCGCAACCACCTCTTTCTGTCCTTTGCGGCAGTTCTTGCCAAGCAACGAGGCATTAAAGACATCGTGACAGGTGTCTGCGAGACAGATTTTTCAGGCTACCCTGACTGCCGGGATGTCTTTGTCAAATCTCTCAATGTTACGCTCAACCTTGCCATGGATTACAACTTTGTTATCCAAACACCTCTCATGTGGCTAGACAAGGCTGAAACTTGGGAATTAGCCGACCAACTCGGTGCCTTTGACTATGTCCGTGAAAAGACCTTGACCTGCTATAACGGAATTATCGGAAGTGGCTGTGGGGATTGCCCAGCTTGTCACTTACGTCAACATGGTTTAGATGTTTATCTCTTACAGAAAGGAGAGGGTTAA
- a CDS encoding NUDIX hydrolase yields MEIEISDFTGCKIALFCEDRILTILRDDKADIPYPNTWELPGGGREGDESPFECAAREVYEELGIHLTEDCLIWSKVYPSMLFEGKESVFLVGKLAQEQFDKIVFGDEGQGYRLMSIDEFLDSGKVVPQLQDRVRDYLEENNYKI; encoded by the coding sequence ATGGAAATAGAAATTTCTGATTTTACAGGTTGCAAAATTGCCCTCTTTTGTGAGGATAGGATTTTAACTATCTTACGCGATGACAAAGCAGACATTCCATACCCTAATACCTGGGAATTGCCAGGTGGCGGACGAGAGGGTGATGAAAGTCCTTTTGAGTGCGCAGCGCGTGAAGTTTACGAAGAACTGGGAATTCATCTGACTGAGGATTGTCTGATTTGGAGTAAGGTGTACCCAAGCATGCTTTTTGAGGGGAAGGAATCCGTCTTTCTAGTTGGTAAGTTGGCTCAGGAACAATTTGACAAGATTGTCTTTGGTGACGAAGGACAGGGATATAGACTGATGAGCATTGACGAATTTCTTGACTCAGGCAAGGTTGTGCCCCAGTTGCAGGATAGGGTGAGAGATTATTTGGAGGAGAATAACTACAAGATATGA